From Solanum lycopersicum chromosome 4, SLM_r2.1:
aattaattaatgacAATAACTTAATTGTCAGCAACAAATACTCTTTGTAGATGTTTCTAAAGCCTATAGCGACATTGGATCTAATGACAATTAATTACTAATACCGACAAAACTTTCAACACTCTTTGTTAATGTGTATATTTATTGtccttaaaagttatttttattatagcgttAGTCTAATTAGGTGTAAAACGAGTACAAATAAGTATTTACCAAATCAATTTATATGatcattcaaattttatttttgagtaatCTAAACTAATGCACATGAAAATATACTGCtttctaatataataatttgtagAGAAAAATCTTCTTCATGGTCATAGTCTTATttgattttcacttaaatttcttgttcaaccaaaaaatgTTACAAGAAAGCTTACTCCAATTAAGGGTAGACTTACACCAAATTAATGCAATTTACCATAATTAAAAGATTCAATGAAACGATAATATACTTTAATTATAGTTAAATCAATTCTCTTAATGATGAAATTCCATTTGAGTGTGGAACAACAGTAGTTATGATCAAATATTGTTCGAAAAAATGTACTATCAAGAAAACATATTGGACAAATACAGATGAATCAGTAATAGACACTGCATTGGATAAACACAAATGAAAATCAATATTGTATATAAATGATACAGTACATCGTCAAGAACACACAAAAAAGATCAAATTAACAATGTAGCAAGAAAGGTAAAAATCACGCGGTTGGAAGCTGCAAAGATTAGTTGGATGGAGGAGGTGTAAGTGTTGGAATTGTAGGAATTTTGGGAAGTGATGGCATGTTGGGCAGAGGATTCGCGGGCATTGGAGGCAGAGTCATTTTCGGGACTACAGAGGGCAAAGATGGTAAAGGTGAATTAGCTGTTGGCAAAGATGCAACACTTGGTAATGGTGGCAATGTTGTGGGAAAGTTTGGAATTTTTGGTAATGTTGGTTGAGGCAATGAAGGGATCGTAGGCAAATTGGGAAGTTGCAGTAAGCTACGAGCAGCATGGCTTGTCGATATGCTTGATAAGGACAATACTGCTACGATCACGAAAACAATGGAGAGGTTGATTGAAGCAGACATTGTTAATTTGCTTTGTTTTCTTAAGTATATTAGTTGTGTTTTGATTTGAGttgtttttttatcatttactAAATGGTATATATAGGGAAAGTTCTTTGAGGGAGTAGAAGGATTTGGTGAAATGTTGGGTGAAGAAGCACAGGctttaaattctaaattataaTCTATACATTGTTAGTTGATCTTTTTTGAATG
This genomic window contains:
- the LOC104646779 gene encoding protein PELPK2-like → MSASINLSIVFVIVAVLSLSSISTSHAARSLLQLPNLPTIPSLPQPTLPKIPNFPTTLPPLPSVASLPTANSPLPSLPSVVPKMTLPPMPANPLPNMPSLPKIPTIPTLTPPPSN